A section of the Salmo salar chromosome ssa05, Ssal_v3.1, whole genome shotgun sequence genome encodes:
- the LOC106604396 gene encoding N-acetyllactosaminide beta-1,3-N-acetylglucosaminyltransferase 2: MARYHCRWRRVLLCLCCAPCVLVGSLCVYVTLAVCYGMTTSTSLSSPAPIPQILPENFIAPGLTRNVYLAPHPTSSFWDLKPHGGALWNRLQLHIDRHYNPILMPKSSKVHNDHLDTNNNNSNYFQFSLPTLSAGFSEIGNLTSQMEHFQELPLQMQMFVNSMHFRDYPVLIEPAKLCGRGIRKGQGPLLLLAIKTQGLNFENRQAIRQTWGWAGRVAGATGKGGVVRRVFLLGKNHEESHVDISELLQLENRHYGDILQWDFHDSFFNLTLKDVLLWDWLSTHCPLARFVFKGDDDVLLRTPALLDYLREQTIQSGGPGSEGMKVFMVGDVIRAAVPNRVNSTKYFIPDSFYKGLYPPYGGGGGVVYSGELALRLNRISRRVHLYPIDDVYVGMCLHRLGVHPIHHPAFLTFDFPKKEGVEQCAYHTILLVHKRSPAQVMKLWSEIMRNQTECSNTILRTEKEKKNTLLIDPFSVKDNEGQELLTDPWGRSGNSAL, encoded by the coding sequence ATGGCGCGATACCATTGCCGGTGGCGACGGGTGCTCCTGTGCCTGTGCTGTGCTCCCTGTGTCCTGGtagggtctctctgtgtgtacgtcaccctggctgtgtgttaTGGTATGACCACCAGTACAAGCCTGAGCAGCCCTGCCCCTATCCCACAAATTCTACCAGAGAACTTCATTGCACCAGGGCTTACCAGAAATGTCTACCTGGCCCCACACCCCACCAGCTCCTTCTGGGACCTCAAGCCCCACGGAGGGGCCCTCTGGAACCGGCTCCAGCTACACATTGACCGCCATTACAATCCCATCCTGATGCCCAAATCCAGCAAAGTGCACAATGACCATCTTGataccaataataataattcaaactATTTTCAGTTCTCCCTTCCCACCTTGAGTGCAGGGTTCTCTGAGATCGGGAACTTGACATCTCAAATGGAGCATTTTCAGGAGCTGCCCCTGCAGATGCAGATGTTTGTGAACTCCATGCATTTCAGGGACTACCCTGTCCTCATTGAGCCTGCTAAACTGTGTGGACGTGGGATAAGGAAGGGGCAGGGCCCTCTCCTACTGCTGGCCATCAAGACCCAGGGCCTGAACTTTGAGAACCGTCAGGCCATCCGGCAGACATGGGGCTGGGCGGGGCGGGTGGCAGGGGCGACGGGGAAAGGCGGGGTGGTGCGGAGggtcttcctcctggggaagaaCCATGAAGAATCCCATGTGGACATCAGTGAGCTGCTGCAGCTGGAGAACCGCCACTACGGGGACATCCTCCAGTGGGACTTTCATGACTCCTTCTTTAACCTCACCCTGAAGGACGTGCTGCTGTGGGACTGGCTCTCCACCCACTGCCCCCTGGCACGCTTCGTCTTTAAAGGGGACGATGACGTCCTGTTGCGGACCCCTGCTCTCTTAGACTACCTCCGGGAGCAGACGATCCAGTCAGGGGGGCCCGGGTCAGAGGGTATGAAGGTATTCATGGTAGGGGATGTGATACGAGCGGCTGTCCCCAACAGAGTCAACTCTACCAAGTACTTTATTCCTGATAGTTTCTATAAGGGGCTGTACCCTCCGTAcgggggtgggggaggggtggtGTACTCAGGGGAGCTTGCCCTGCGGCTCAACCGTATCTCCCGGCGAGTTCACCTGTATCCCATTGATGATGTCTACGTGGGCATGTGCCTCCACAGGCTCGGGGTCCACCCCATCCACCACCCCGCCTTCCTCACCTTCGACTTCCCCAAGAAAGAGGGGGTAGAGCAGTGTGCGTACCACACTATCTTACTGGTACACAAACGCAGCCCTGCTcaggtgatgaagctgtggtCGGAGATAATGAGGAACCAGACAGAATGCAGCAACACCATCCTGAGAACTGAGAAGGAGAAAAAGAATACACTTCTGATAGATCCATTTAGTGTGAAAGACAACGAGGGACAGGAACTTCTGACGGATCCATGGGGTCGTTCTGGAAATTCAGCTCTATAG